From the Toxotes jaculatrix isolate fToxJac2 chromosome 15, fToxJac2.pri, whole genome shotgun sequence genome, one window contains:
- the asb1 gene encoding ankyrin repeat and SOCS box protein 1, which produces MADGPEAQADVDDPPSINFPPLITVSDLPSATAAGRNLKEWLQEQFCDKPLEQDDMRLHNAAYVGDLDTLRNLLQEDSFKRRINEKSVWCCGCLPCTPLRIAATAGHAACVAYLIAQGAEVDLVDVKGQTALYVAVVNGHLDCVRILLEAGADPNGSRHHRSTPLYHAARVGRLDILQELIRFNADVDMDHQLGPRLLLSARTLNTLVVCPLYISAAYHHLHCFQLLLQAGAQPDFNYTGPVCHEALTRGLASCLLDAVLRHGCEVAFIHLLLDHGANPALVPWDESELEAPNRRKVDPEALRVFLEARRCPRRLTHLCRIRIRRTMGKGRLNHIPSLPLPEPIKNFLLHQD; this is translated from the exons ATGGCCGACGGCCCAGAGGCGCAGGCTGATGTTGACGATCCGCCCAGTATCAATTTCCCCCCGCTCATCACTGTTTCTGATCTGCCCAGTGCTACTGCTGCAG GCCGGAACCTGAAGGAATGGCTTCAGGAGCAGTTCTGCGACAAACCTCTAGAGCAGGATGACATGCGGCTCCACAATGCAGCCTACGTTGGAGATTTGGACACCCTGAGGAACCTGCTGCAGGAAGACAGCTTCAAACG ACGTATCAATGAGAAGTCTGTGTGGTGTTGTGGCTGTCTGCCCTGCACCCCTCTGCGGATCGCAGCCACAGCGGGACACGCCGCCTGCGTGGCCTATCTGATCGCCCAGGGAGCCGAGGTGGACCTAGTTGATGTCAAAGGCCAAACGGCCCTCTACGTAGCTGTGGTTAACGGTCACCTGGACTGCGTCCGGATCCTCCTCGAAGCCGGAGCAGATCCCAACGGAAGCCGACACCACCGCAGCACCCCGCTTTACCATGCTGCACGGGTGGGAAGGCTGGACATACTTCAGGAGCTCATCAG GTTCAATGCCGATGTAGACATGGACCACCAGCTGGGTCCCCGGCTACTCCTAAGTGCCCGCACCCTCAACACATTGGTGGTGTGTCCTCTCTACATCAGCGCTGcctaccaccacctccactgtttccagctgctgctccaggcCGGCGCGCAGCCCGACTTCAACTACACTGGGCCTGTCTGCCACGAGGCTCTGACCCGCGGCCTGGCTTCCTGCCTGCTGGATGCGGTGCTGCGTCACGGATGTGAGGTGGCCTTcatccacctgctgctggacCACGGGGCCAACCCAGCTCTTGTGCCCTGGGATGAGTCAGAGCTGGAGGCTCCTAACCGAAGGAAGGTGGATCCTGAGGCACTCAGGGTCTTCCTGGAGGCCAGGA gATGCCCTCGTAGGCTGACACACCTGTGTCGCATCAGGATCCGCAGAACGATGGGCAAAGGTCGTCTAAACCACATACCCTCATTACCTCTACCAGAACCCATCAAGAACTTCCTGCTTCACCAAGACTGA
- the LOC121193919 gene encoding helix-loop-helix protein 13: MDQSVQFQTQLDTFLLDCTAATSQLSPWSSFGCQSMFPDAQLTFTDLDVQSPGAGVCAEGESSSVDEPLEVTKRRARRLVSHQPYKVQRHAANIRERKRMLSINSAFEELRCHVPTFPYEKRLSKIDTLRLAIAYIALLREILMSGCDPKSYVDECMKNGYKNQTNAIWNTSGELITLNSP, from the coding sequence ATGGACCAAAGCGTCCAGTTTCAGACCCAGCTGGACACCTTCCTGCTGGACtgcacagcagccacaagccaGCTGTCCCCCTGGTCCTCTTTCGGCTGCCAGTCCATGTTCCCGGACGCACAGCTGACCTTCACCGACCTCGACGTGCAGTCTCCGGGGGCGGGCGTCTGCGCTGAGGGAGAAAGCTCCTCCGTGGACGAACCCCTGGAGGTGACCAAGCGCAGGGCGCGTCGGCTGGTGTCTCATCAGCCGTACAAGGTGCAGCGGCACGCCGCCAACATCcgggagaggaagaggatgctGAGCATCAATTCCGCCTTCGAGGAGCTGCGCTGCCACGTACCAACGTTTCCCTACGAGAAGCGGCTGTCAAAGATAGACACTCTGAGACTGGCCATAGCCTACATCGCCCTGCTGAGAGAGATCCTCATGTCAGGCTGCGACCCCAAATCCTACGTGGATGAGTGCATGAAGAACGGCTACAAGAATCAAACCAACGCCATCTGGAACACAAGTGGTGAGCTGATCACTCTCAATAGCCCATAA